Below is a genomic region from Candidatus Baltobacteraceae bacterium.
ACACGCGGGACACGGCCGCACGACCGCCGACCGTGCCTTCAACACGTTCGCCGGCGACCGGGTCGATCTGATCCTCTTCGGTCACTCGCACATACCCTACCGTGAGCGGCGGGAGGGCATCGTGCTTTTCAATCCCGGGTCGCCGACCGATAAGCGCTTCAATCCGCTCTACTCCTACGGGATCGTACGGATCGCGGAAGGCGGTATCCGCGTCTCCCACCGGTTCTATCTGAACCGCAAGCTCTGACGGCTCGCGCCCCCTCCGGGCGGGGTCTTGACACTTTCGTAGGATATTAGATTTAATAATATCCTATCTATCATGAATCGCAACCAGCCCGGCCATGCCGAAGAGGTCCTCCGAGGGCCTATCAAATCGAAGACGGTCTTTCCCGTCCTGGTCCTGCACTTGCTTGCCGACCAACCCGACCACGGGTCCGGCCTGATGGCCCGGATCGAAACCCTTTGCGCCGGGCTTCTGGCGGTGAATACGAACACGATCTATCCGCTGTTGCGGCGCTTGGAGGATCGCGGATTCATCGTCGGGGAGTGGGAACACCCCACCAAACGCTCGCGCCGCTACTACCGCATTACCGACGCCGGCCGTGCGCGACTCGAACGCATCAAGTCGGGCATGCTACCGTACCTCGACACACTCGCGGGCTCGATCGCCCGCTTACGCAACGAACTCTACAACGTCAGCGCCGCCTAAATCGGCGGAGGAGAACACGACGAGCATGAGCACCTACCAAGCCCCACTACGCGACATGCAATTCGTACTGCGCGAGCTCGCAGGCGTCGATGAGGTCGCGAAGCTTCCCGGATTCGAGGATACGACCGATGTGTGGGAGTCGATTCTCGAGGAAGCCGGATCGTTTGCCAGCGGTGTGCTCGATCCGCTCAATCGTGTCGCCGACAAAGAGGGCTGCACCTGGAACAACGGTGAGGTCACGACGCCCAAAGGCTTCAAGGAAGCGTACAAAAAGTTTGCCGACGCAGGTTGGATCGGTCT
It encodes:
- a CDS encoding PadR family transcriptional regulator; this translates as MNRNQPGHAEEVLRGPIKSKTVFPVLVLHLLADQPDHGSGLMARIETLCAGLLAVNTNTIYPLLRRLEDRGFIVGEWEHPTKRSRRYYRITDAGRARLERIKSGMLPYLDTLAGSIARLRNELYNVSAA